Genomic segment of Pochonia chlamydosporia 170 chromosome 1, whole genome shotgun sequence:
GGTGCTACCCTTGGAACCTGGGCCAGAGACAAAATATCCAGTCTGATTCTCAGTCAGAGACAGTGGGGTTtgaatggcatcaatcaGACGATCAGCATCACTCTTCTGACTGGCATGGCTGATCAAGCTCTCGATACTGCGGCGACTGCCGGCACTCCCTGTTCCTGCTGACCTTCTATCCAGGTCAGCAGCCAAATTCATGTTGCTTCCACGCTCAATCAGCATTATTTCACCGGCCGGTGTAGCCTTAAGACCTGGTGACGTGGAGGCGACTGCTATGTTCGGCTGAGTTGCAGACACTGAGTCTTGGGCTGTCCCTCCCGACTCCGGGCTTGGTGTATTCTCTGGGAGCTGGAATGGCAACTGAACAACAAATCTGGAGCCTTGACCCTCCTCAGACTTCAACCGAAGCTGCCCGTCCATATTTCTAACAATTCGCGCTACCACAGCAAGTCCCAAACCGAGGGTTCTCGTCTCGGGCTGTCTGTCCAATGGCCCGGAGGTTGGCGATGCGGAGTCATCGGTGCTAACTTGCTCTAGGTCTCTGAAAAGCGAATCCAGTTGTTTGGGGTTCATGCCAGCGCCTGAGTCTGCCACGACAAAATCGATGAAGGCCATGCCGTCTCGAACTTCAGAAACAAACATTTCAATATGAACAGAGCCTTGCTCTGTATGGGCAACAGCATTCGCGGTAATGTTTGATAACGCCTGTCGTACTCGCCGGCTGTCACCATAGACAAATTGAGGAAGTCCGGGGTGTTTTGTGACTTGGTAATCGATACCCTTTCGCTTCGCATCAACGTAAAACGGGTCTGTTGCTTCGTTTATACAAGCATCCAGGTCAAACATTTCATCCTTGATCAGATTTTGACCTTCTTCCGTCTTTGTAAGGTCGAGCAAATCGTTGATCACGTAAATCAATGACTTCGAAGCTGAGTGAGAACGAGCTAAGTTTTCGCGAGTCTCTTGGTCTAGTGTTCCTTCAAGGGCAATCTCGAGGTAGTTGATAATGGCGTTAAGGGGGGTTCGGACTTCATGGGCCGAGTTAGCCAGAAGTATTCTTGTAAGTTTGCTGCTTTCCAGTGCCGCCTCTTTTTGCCTCCAAACCTCGATAAATTTACCTGTTATTTCTAGTTAGCATAAGTGATATTGTACAGTAGTCCATACACGCATACCGTAGACGAGACAGAGCACAGCTGCTGTTTCCACTTGCTCTTCGTTCCACTCACGGCACTTTCCCAGAACAGTTTCGTTCCAAATCTTGAAGCTTTTTCTGGGCTCAAGATATCCGGCGGTGCCGTCCCGGATTACTTTCTCGTAGGGGTTGCCGGCCCATTTCACTTCCTTAATTTGCCCTCGCCGGAAGAATACAATGAAGTCGCTACCTCCAACGCTGAGAGGCACGTATAAAAGTCCAGCTATGACCTGGAATCCAGGGGGGTACTTCAAATCTGGAAAATCCTCTCGCACGTCTTGCGATGCAGCAACTgaagtcagcttcctcatcCGTAAATATTCCAACATTGCCAgtgcttcttggctgtgctcAATGGCGCCAAGTATCTTGGTTTCCCCCTGTATTGACAAAAGTccaaagtcagcatcaaacaacttcaacaagtcATCCGACGACGCAATGATGTACCCGGAAGGGTTCTTTTCCGTTGGGGCTGTATTGATAAGCTTCCGTGCTTGAAGTCTTGATGCGTACGACAGCCTCTCAATGTTCCTGGACGCAGTGTCTCCAACCAGTCGACACATCTTCCGTATTGGAAAGGATACACGCATTCCATGGTCTCCGTAAGTATGGCAAGAAATCAGCCCCCAAAGCTCATTAAACGCATTTATggagatggacatggacgatcGGACTGCCATATTGGCCAAATACTTAAGATGAATAGGTGACATGGCGCGAAGATACGCGTGGGTCATGTCGAGGGGAACATCCAGATCGTCCTTGGTCCGGCACACCATTCGTGCTGTATCAAGGTCCCGGTCGTATAGAAGGCGGACCTTATTGATCTTGTACAGTTCTCGGGCCTGTCGTGGGATATCAGAAGCTGGGAAGTGCAAACCTTTATACAAGTCGACAGTTTGGGACGTATCAACCAGCTCCGTAACCACCTTTCCATTAAATGATGAATCGAATTGGTAGATCATGACGCGGTGAAAGCCAGTCAGTTCCTTGACGATCCCCACGAGAATCTTGAGAAAATTTTCTAGGTTCGGGGCAGATGCTAACTGCTCTTGAACCTGCGACATGATGTCAAATACTTGCATGGCTCCCTGCTCTCCTCGACGTTTCCGTGCACTGCGCAGAATTCGTAATGGCTTGCTTAGAATTTCTGTGCTAGCCTCGATCTCTTCCAGGGTCGGGTTTGAATGAAGGGTATCGTGAGGTGTATCTGGGGTGAGTTCGTCGGCAGGTCGCAATGGGTATTCCTTGTCATCATCTAGTTCGAATTCGCAAATGATTAGATCGGGGTGGGCGTTGTTGATGTGTATAGCACACCACAGCTTGATACTTTTCCCAgtctttggcggcttgaTTGAGAGGCTGAGAACCTCTGGACCATTAACGGCGGGGTCAGCATCTTCATCGCGGATAAAATCTATGTGGTCTAATAGATTATCTTGCTGTTCCTCGGTCAAAATATTCAAGAAGTTCTTGAGACGAAACAACTGTTTCGGGGTATATCCAATAATTTTGCCCGAGTTTTCGCTAGCATAGCGAACTGAGAAGCTGCCGCTACCGTCTTCCCGTAAAGCCAAAAGAACGCCGAAGCCCTGCACAGCTCCGGGTGTATGAATTGGTTCGTCTTCACATTGCTGTAATACCCCATCACGTCCAGTTATAATAGCATGCCCTTCATCCGTCTCAACGTGCGTAAACCGAGTTGTCATGTGTGGAAGTTCGCCCAGTGACTGATTTGCGGACGTGGTTGATGCAGTATCAGCTCGgtcagctggagctgggccGCCGCCCAAAGGTCCGGATTCCTCGCTCTCATGGTCTGACGCTGAGATATCGAGCTGTAATGGCGCCACAGATCCGTGTCGTACCGCATCCGCTTGTATGCTAGACACTGGCCCGCTCATTGCTCGCTTCCTGCGCAAATCGACGCCAGGGCCACTGGGTTGACCAGCACTGGGGGACATGGGAGCAAACTCAAGCTTCCTTGTATCACTTGATGAGTCTCCTCGATATGACATTCGATGCCCGGCAATGCCGCGGCTCTCGGTATCAGACGAATGCTGCATGCTGTCATCGACCACTGAGTGTCTCGGAGTTGGGTCTACACTAACAACAGACCTGATCGGAAAGACGCGATCCCCTGATATATCTGACGCAGCAGAAGGGTAACCTAACTGCATTTCCGACCCTCCGCTCCATGGTGAAAATGGACCAGGTCCGCCAAAACTACTTAATGGATCTTCTGTTGAGGACGCGGGCGCAGCAGTCTGTGTGGGCTGAGGTATTGAGGTAGACCCAAGCTGCAAGTTACCAATTGGTGTCAGTTTTCGTTGCTGCGTCGGATCTTGCGGTTCAGAGGGCGGTGCCGAAGGATCTTTATCATTTCGTTGCAATTCATCCATAATGAAATAATATGGAGTGACCTAATAGTCACGATTGGTGATGTCGAGAAAAGGTGCTTTTGACGTAGCCGTTGGAGAGGCAGCTGGTGTGGCGAAAATGATGGGCTCACTGCATGCCGGGATGATTTAAGTGGCGTCCGGGTGCAGCTTCTTTAAAAAGAAGGCGTAGGAGAATTCAACAATCATGCCTCGGCCAGGCCCAGAGTGTTGGGATCGATCTATCCCCTGcgtcaagaaggaaaaagaggCACAGAATAAATCCAACGGCTTGGTAACCGCACAAGAGGTTGTGGAAGTCAAGCTCGACAGACTCGATAAGCAGAGCCGCGGGGGAACACGTTCAAGTTCAGGATTTGGAGGTGGCGTGTGGGGACAAGACCAGGATGGCCTTGGATGGGACCTGAGCAACTTGGATTCCAGGCGCGAGGACCGAGTTTGCATGGACATCTGATCTTTAGCCATGCATCTCTAGTAGAAAGTAGAGGGGGTTTTGGTAAAGTCTAGTTTGGCACACGAAGCGAAGAAAGTGGAGGGTTCGAGGGTATGAGGGTATGAGGCGCACAGTGCGAACGGAAAGGACTATAGAGAATGACCATGAATGTGGTTGAGTGGCTGAGGCACAAGATGAGCAGGATGAGGGCAACAATACCTCGAACTTGGATAGGACGGACCGAACAGCATTAATTACCACTTAAAATTTATGCTGTTTCCAAGCCgaagccaatgccaatgccaatgccaaaagGGTGGTGTCCCTGCGCTCGCTGGTTCTGCTGccctcacctcacctccaTAATCGCCATCGGGAGACAGAATGTCGATCTGGTGCCAAAATCCCAGTCTTTGGTGTCGCGTCACCTTCGTGACCAAACACCATCTCAAAACTCCCTTGCGTCTCGCATCCTAATGGCCCACGCATTTCACGGCATAACGgtaaaagaaaaaaaaatattgCTCCATCATGTGCCTTGGGAACGGCGCCGTTGAGACTGTTGTCTAGTCTGCGGAGACCTCAACTGGTTGGCTTGCAAGATAATGGGCCACTTTCAGGTCTTGCAAGTCATGTCGTGCCAGAATGGAGAGCATTTCTGCCATGTGATTGTCATTGGCGATTCATTGCCCTTCACACTGACCAGATAAACGGCCAAACAGTCCGGACCTGCCGCTGGATTACTTTATGCTCATTTTCTAGAAGACTCAAGCAGACCAGTCGTCGGCATCTCCCACAAATATGGCCCGTGGATGAAGGCTGCTAGCTCATAGGAACCTAGCGCTCGCGTCATCACTAATTCGTTAAATATGTCGAAATCTCGCTGCTTCTGCAAAAGTTACTGGAACCCACAACTGATTACTTTTTGCAAAGTCAATTCCTATCGGCGCATTGCGCCTCCAGAAACAGACAGATGGTATGGCTTCTCACAAAACAACGGGACCAGTTCTTCCTTGTTTGACCAAAtgtcgttggtgttggccgcACTGTGCCAATCCCTGCCCCATTGCCCCTCCCTCGTCTCTCCTTGTTACTCAATCTGGATGAGCCAAGCACTAGTTGTGCCGCTATGCACATATCGCAGAGATGGTATCGTGTGGCATATCTCTCACTATTTGGAGCAAACACCTCTTTTTCAAAGTGTCTTTAGCTCCTGCATAGTATCTCGCATCCTTATTCCCGCTTGATTATTTGCCCCTCGCCCATCGTGAGACCGAAATTACAGGTATAGCAACTGCCAAGTTTGTACCTGCTCCGGTGCATCTGCTCCGGAAGTGGATCCGATGACCCAGAATCGCCCGCGCCAATAGTGTCAGTTGGTGGTATCCGCCAGGGGAAACTGGCTTTTGCTTTGTCGAATCCACGATGACAGGTGACATGCCACTTtcaatcttcaactttgcGACAAATACTCTATAAATTTAGAGAGGAAACCCTCCAATTTATGATACAACCGCTTCCCCGACCGTGTTCGCGTCGACACTATCGACTGTGCTTTCAGAGACAGGAATTGATTGATGGAATGGTCGATTACTGACCCGATCGTATTGACCAACTTCGCGCTGGCGATCACTAGATCTCGTATCGCCCCCGGTCGCTTGCAGAACCAACAGTCGGCAATATGGTGCCAGAGCAGGAGTTCGGCAAACTTGAACTCCATCGCCTGGATTCACTTGATATCGCAAGAGCCCTTTCTCGAGATGGCAACGTCAAAACCCAATGTGCGAAGCCTCAGTCAATGGCACTGCCGTGTGCGGCCGGGTTATGCAGCTTGCAAGAGTGAATGCGTGACTATTCTACTATGTATCATCCAAATGGGTTGGTTTCAAAGCGTGAGTCTATTATCAGAATTGTATGCTTACTTTTGGGCTGTACTATCCTTCTTGTTCCCAAATTCATGCTTCATTCTGGCTACTCTTTACCATTGCGCGCGCAAGCACCCACCAAGGTCGACACATACATCTATTCAGGGCTGAATGATACCGTCGAACTAATCACATACGTCGCTGTAGTTGTGTTGGGGTCATATTGCATTTCTGGGTACCGACTGgtcgtacggagtacagagcGGTGAACTAAGAATGACGGCCATATGTGAGTTACAAAGGGGTCCTCATGGTGAATGATTCAAGGAATGGGACTACTGGTATCGACAAAACCTCATCTTGGAAGGTGATGATACTTCTGGAAGCTTGGTCCCGCAATAAGCTCTTTCCAGGGACGGTACGGCTGCGAGACCACTTCTCCCGTCATGTTCCAGCCAGGGTTAAGATATGGGAACCTAACAGTGAGGAAAATGTGTATCGTCCGTCGTAGTTCCCGCTGTTACAACGTTAAATGCAGTAACGGCGCAACCTCACGTGTAGAAGGGGCTAGCTTGTCAGTTAATCTCGCTGGTGCGGCACGTAGCGAACTCAGCATGCCAGTGCCAAACGTAAAGTTTAGACAGAGTCGTCGTTTATATGCAGCGTTAGGATTACATACCCGCATCGCTAGCTTTCGGTCCAAAACTAAGTCCTTGTAAGCTAAACAATACAATAAACATAGCACAACGTACACATCTGGGACTTACCTATCACGTACAAGTCCTCGACAAACTAGTATGTCCTTCATTCTTGCTATTCCATGTACGTTTaaaactacctaggtaaaCAGGAGCTCACTGTCGCCAAAGAACTTCCACCGACACCAAGTTGACTTAAAGACGCCTCGGATTTGAATTGCACATGCCATGTGATGGCAACACTAAGTAAAGACTGCAGGCGGAGTGTCAGCCTCATAGTGTTGGATCCCCCAATCGTCTTATTCTCGTGGATTTTATCCATTATCTACACAAGTAGTCAAACGGAATAAGCGGGTTCACATTCAGTGCATCAGAAGCTTCAATAGCGCCAAAATTGCAATTGCGAATATGATGCCTGACTAAAAGCACCATAATCTGTACTAGAGCATACAGCCCGTTCACGAGACGATAAACAATGGACCACATGACCGGCACTGCTATCAACCTAGTCCATATTCTAAATTAATCAACACAGAAAAAGGACTGTGTCGTCACGGCTCACTGTGCATTTGCAGTTGTTAGATATGTACCGTTGCAGCTGTTAGATATGTACCGTCACAATGACCTCGGGCTATCCAAGTTGCGGATAATTTGATCGGCAACTGTGCTAGGAGCATTATTTGCGCTGAGCCTACACGCATTCAGCGGCTTCAAGGATAATGATACATCAGTTATCAAAAACGTACACGCCGTGCATCTGCTTGTTTGCGGCGATCTGTGTCATGACCAACCCACTCGGAAGCACTTCCCGGACCGGACTTGCTGACACTCCCGGGTCTTATTTCCCTCTCCATTGTAATTGCTGACCTCCATGATTGCCACAATAGTAATTCAATCAGTATACCCTTTTGCCGCAGGATATTACGTCACCTGTGTCTTTCAAGTTCGG
This window contains:
- a CDS encoding sensor histidine kinase/response regulator (similar to Neosartorya fischeri NRRL 181 XP_001258043.1); its protein translation is MDELQRNDKDPSAPPSEPQDPTQQRKLTPIGNLQLGSTSIPQPTQTAAPASSTEDPLSSFGGPGPFSPWSGGSEMQLGYPSAASDISGDRVFPIRSVVSVDPTPRHSVVDDSMQHSSDTESRGIAGHRMSYRGDSSSDTRKLEFAPMSPSAGQPSGPGVDLRRKRAMSGPVSSIQADAVRHGSVAPLQLDISASDHESEESGPLGGGPAPADRADTASTTSANQSLGELPHMTTRFTHVETDEGHAIITGRDGVLQQCEDEPIHTPGAVQGFGVLLALREDGSGSFSVRYASENSGKIIGYTPKQLFRLKNFLNILTEEQQDNLLDHIDFIRDEDADPAVNGPEVLSLSIKPPKTGKSIKLWCAIHINNAHPDLIICEFELDDDKEYPLRPADELTPDTPHDTLHSNPTLEEIEASTEILSKPLRILRSARKRRGEQGAMQVFDIMSQVQEQLASAPNLENFLKILVGIVKELTGFHRVMIYQFDSSFNGKVVTELVDTSQTVDLYKGLHFPASDIPRQARELYKINKVRLLYDRDLDTARMVCRTKDDLDVPLDMTHAYLRAMSPIHLKYLANMAVRSSMSISINAFNELWGLISCHTYGDHGMRVSFPIRKMCRLVGDTASRNIERLSYASRLQARKLINTAPTEKNPSGYIIASSDDLLKLFDADFGLLSIQGETKILGAIEHSQEALAMLEYLRMRKLTSVAASQDVREDFPDLKYPPGFQVIAGLLYVPLSVGGSDFIVFFRRGQIKEVKWAGNPYEKVIRDGTAGYLEPRKSFKIWNETVLGKCREWNEEQVETAAVLCLVYGKFIEVWRQKEAALESSKLTRILLANSAHEVRTPLNAIINYLEIALEGTLDQETRENLARSHSASKSLIYVINDLLDLTKTEEGQNLIKDEMFDLDACINEATDPFYVDAKRKGIDYQVTKHPGLPQFVYGDSRRVRQALSNITANAVAHTEQGSVHIEMFVSEVRDGMAFIDFVVADSGAGMNPKQLDSLFRDLEQVSTDDSASPTSGPLDRQPETRTLGLGLAVVARIVRNMDGQLRLKSEEGQGSRFVVQLPFQLPENTPSPESGGTAQDSVSATQPNIAVASTSPGLKATPAGEIMLIERGSNMNLAADLDRRSAGTGSAGSRRSIESLISHASQKSDADRLIDAIQTPLSLTENQTGYFVSGPGSKGSTSHAPSHTSGGAGTSSSPVSHKQRHASSTQSRQEAGTAEIQDSKTPVKAVKVPDEYVDMPNRSSKGEKSGVLFELPSEKSQQNPGTARVAASSGEPSLSILVAEDDPINMKILRKRLERAGHTVHHTVNGEDCATVYQDKSSEFDVVLMDMQMPIVDGLTSTKMIRSTEQSDEHKGHSKMAAKNKRIPIFAVSASLVEEKKQMYVDAGFDGWILKPIDFKRLSTLLAGIYESTTKKSCLYVAGEWERGGWFSLSDGDESEAAGSSQATPTVDTEGKQLNIDATTEL